In a single window of the Streptacidiphilus sp. P02-A3a genome:
- a CDS encoding LamB/YcsF family protein, translating into MTHGPVDLNADLGEGFGRWALTEDEALLSVVTSANVACGFHAGDPSTMRRVCESAVARGVRIGAQVSYRDLAGFGRRAMDVPRAELADEITYQLGALDVFARAAGGRVAYLKPHGALYNRVVADQEQAGAVVDALLAYGEADGRALPVLGLPGSVLLRTAAAAGLPVIAEAFADRGYTPAGTLVPRTEPGAVLHDPEAVVKRAVAMATDGAVVAADGSRIMVRARSLCLHGDTPGAAELAGRVRAALEAARVRVEAFA; encoded by the coding sequence GTGACACACGGACCAGTCGATCTGAACGCGGATCTGGGCGAGGGCTTCGGGCGCTGGGCGCTGACCGAGGACGAGGCCCTGCTGTCCGTGGTCACCAGCGCCAACGTGGCCTGCGGGTTCCACGCGGGCGACCCGTCGACCATGCGGCGGGTGTGCGAGTCGGCGGTGGCGCGCGGCGTACGGATCGGCGCGCAGGTCTCCTACCGGGACCTGGCCGGGTTCGGCCGCCGCGCGATGGACGTGCCGCGGGCCGAGCTCGCCGACGAGATCACCTACCAGCTGGGCGCGTTGGACGTGTTCGCGCGGGCGGCGGGCGGACGGGTGGCCTACCTGAAGCCGCACGGCGCACTCTACAACCGGGTGGTCGCCGACCAGGAGCAGGCGGGCGCGGTGGTGGACGCGCTGCTGGCCTACGGAGAAGCGGACGGGCGGGCGCTGCCGGTGCTCGGCCTGCCGGGTTCGGTGCTGCTGCGGACCGCCGCCGCGGCCGGGCTGCCGGTGATCGCCGAGGCCTTCGCCGACCGGGGCTACACCCCCGCCGGGACGCTGGTGCCGCGCACCGAGCCGGGCGCGGTGCTGCACGACCCGGAGGCGGTGGTCAAGCGGGCCGTCGCCATGGCCACGGACGGCGCGGTGGTGGCGGCGGACGGCAGCCGGATCATGGTCCGGGCCCGTTCGCTGTGCCTGCACGGGGACACCCCGGGCGCGGCCGAGCTGGCCGGGCGGGTGCGCGCGGCGCTGGAGGCGGCGCGGGTCCGGGTGGAGGCGTTCGCATGA
- a CDS encoding allophanate hydrolase subunit 1 — protein sequence MRTHRVGRSALLFEVADDGEVASLIGELTERQSSGALGRVAEVVPAARTVLLDGVADPELIVRQFADWRPIPVPVDAGPLVLVPTVYDGEDLTGVAAHWGVSPTEAARIHRGCEYRVAFCGFAPGFAYLTGLPERFAVPRRDTPRTRVPAGSVALAGPYTGVYPAASPGGWQLLGRTALPLWDPRRDPAALLAPGTRARFTEAAA from the coding sequence ATGAGGACGCACCGGGTGGGCCGGTCCGCGCTGCTGTTCGAAGTCGCCGACGACGGTGAAGTAGCGTCACTGATAGGTGAGTTGACAGAACGTCAAAGTTCGGGCGCACTGGGCCGGGTGGCAGAGGTGGTGCCCGCCGCCCGGACCGTGCTGCTGGACGGGGTCGCCGACCCCGAGTTGATTGTACGTCAGTTCGCCGACTGGCGGCCGATTCCGGTGCCGGTGGACGCCGGACCACTGGTGCTGGTGCCGACCGTCTACGACGGCGAGGACCTGACCGGGGTGGCCGCCCACTGGGGGGTGTCCCCCACCGAGGCGGCGCGGATCCACCGCGGCTGCGAGTACCGGGTGGCCTTCTGCGGCTTCGCGCCCGGCTTCGCCTATCTGACCGGGCTGCCCGAGCGCTTCGCGGTGCCGCGCCGGGACACCCCGCGGACCCGGGTGCCGGCCGGCTCGGTGGCCCTGGCCGGTCCCTACACCGGTGTCTACCCCGCCGCCTCCCCCGGCGGGTGGCAGCTGCTGGGCCGCACCGCGCTGCCGCTGTGGGATCCGCGGCGCGATCCGGCCGCGCTGCTCGCCCCGGGCACCCGGGCCCGCTTCACGGAGGCCGCCGCGTGA
- a CDS encoding biotin-dependent carboxyltransferase family protein, which translates to MNGRSDGHGNGGGGGRAVAVVRPGPLTTIQDGGRDGVAALGVPRAGALDQPARALANRLVGNGPDAAVLETTLGGVALRALAPLVAAVTGAPSPVRVDGRPGAWGAPLRLAAGALLEVGPATDGVRAYVALDGGVDLPPVLGSRSADLLSGLGPPPLAAGQVLPLGAPGGEPGWIEPLPQPAPPVELLLRLDPGPRDDWFAPGTLALLAATRYTVSPASNRIGLRLLGTPLRRLPGRGELPSEGMVLGAVQVPPDGLPVVFLADHPTTGGYPVVGVVPAADLAAAAQARPGTPTRFAVATPRRS; encoded by the coding sequence GTGAACGGCCGGAGCGACGGCCACGGGAACGGCGGGGGCGGTGGCCGGGCGGTGGCGGTGGTCCGGCCCGGGCCGCTGACCACCATCCAGGACGGCGGGCGCGACGGCGTGGCCGCCCTCGGCGTGCCCCGGGCCGGGGCGCTGGACCAGCCCGCCCGGGCGCTGGCGAACCGGCTGGTCGGCAACGGCCCGGACGCCGCGGTGCTGGAGACCACCCTCGGCGGCGTGGCGCTGCGGGCGCTGGCGCCGCTGGTGGCGGCGGTCACCGGCGCGCCCTCGCCGGTACGGGTGGACGGGCGGCCCGGGGCCTGGGGCGCGCCGCTGCGGCTGGCCGCCGGGGCGCTGCTGGAGGTGGGCCCGGCCACCGACGGCGTCCGCGCCTATGTCGCCCTGGACGGCGGGGTCGACCTGCCGCCGGTACTCGGCAGCCGCTCGGCCGACCTGCTGTCCGGGCTGGGCCCGCCGCCGCTGGCGGCCGGGCAGGTGCTGCCGCTGGGCGCGCCGGGCGGTGAGCCCGGCTGGATCGAGCCGCTGCCGCAGCCCGCGCCACCGGTGGAACTGCTGCTGCGGCTGGATCCGGGTCCGCGCGACGACTGGTTCGCCCCCGGCACCCTGGCGCTGCTGGCGGCGACGCGCTACACGGTCTCCCCGGCGAGCAACCGGATCGGGCTGCGGCTGCTGGGTACCCCGCTGCGGCGGCTGCCGGGGCGCGGCGAACTGCCGAGCGAGGGCATGGTGCTGGGGGCGGTGCAGGTACCGCCGGACGGGCTGCCGGTGGTGTTCCTGGCCGACCATCCGACCACCGGCGGCTACCCGGTGGTCGGCGTGGTCCCGGCCGCCGACCTGGCCGCCGCCGCCCAGGCCCGCCCGGGCACCCCCACCCGGTTCGCGGTGGCCACGCCCCGGCGGTCCTAG
- a CDS encoding SGNH/GDSL hydrolase family protein — MTAPFDGLVLAGPPLSGPVPVPPPGGLRMVALGDSLTEGLGDPLPGGGWRGWAALLAAGLRPEPGAVELRNLAVSGALTGDVLRRQLPAARGHRPQVAAVVVGANDTLRASYDIHAVSANVDAVLAALAAQGATLLTACLPDPGRMLRLPAPLARPLARRMQSVNEVVHALTERHDAVHVHIADSAWVDDPSMWSVDRLHPSERGHRALAREFHRLLRTDGSALGPPPGAEPQGPPPTRGAQTRWMATKGTAWVLDRCTDLLPDLLRLAAAESRQRRRGGTAELDHRAAAETAAALRALERGWERGDRPALRAVS; from the coding sequence GTGACCGCGCCCTTCGACGGCCTCGTGCTGGCCGGTCCGCCGCTGTCCGGACCCGTGCCGGTGCCGCCGCCGGGCGGCCTGCGGATGGTGGCCCTGGGCGACTCGCTCACCGAGGGGCTGGGCGACCCGCTGCCGGGCGGCGGCTGGCGCGGCTGGGCGGCGCTGCTCGCCGCCGGGCTGCGGCCCGAGCCGGGGGCGGTCGAGCTGCGCAACCTCGCCGTGAGCGGGGCGCTGACCGGGGACGTGCTGCGGCGGCAGCTCCCGGCCGCCCGCGGGCACCGGCCGCAGGTCGCGGCCGTGGTCGTGGGCGCCAACGACACGTTGCGGGCCAGCTACGACATCCACGCGGTCAGCGCCAACGTGGACGCCGTGCTCGCGGCCCTGGCCGCGCAGGGCGCCACGCTGCTGACCGCCTGCCTGCCCGACCCGGGACGGATGCTGCGGCTGCCCGCCCCGCTCGCACGCCCGCTCGCGCGCCGGATGCAGAGCGTGAACGAGGTCGTGCACGCCCTCACCGAGCGCCACGACGCCGTCCATGTCCACATCGCCGACAGCGCCTGGGTGGACGATCCGAGCATGTGGAGCGTGGACCGGCTGCACCCGTCCGAACGCGGGCACCGCGCCCTGGCCCGCGAGTTCCACCGGCTGCTGCGGACGGACGGCAGCGCCCTCGGCCCGCCGCCCGGAGCCGAACCGCAGGGCCCCCCACCCACGCGCGGCGCGCAGACCCGGTGGATGGCGACCAAGGGCACCGCCTGGGTACTGGACCGCTGCACCGACCTGCTGCCCGACCTGCTGCGGCTCGCCGCCGCGGAGTCCCGGCAGCGCCGCCGGGGCGGTACCGCCGAGCTCGACCACCGCGCCGCCGCCGAGACCGCCGCCGCGCTCCGGGCCCTGGAACGCGGCTGGGAGCGCGGCGACCGGCCCGCGCTGCGCGCCGTCAGCTGA
- a CDS encoding glycosyltransferase → MTIVRLANFVTPVSGGLRTALRHLGAGYLAAGHRPVLVVPGPVRRTRVDRDTEQGTVITLPGRTVPGTGGYRVLLDRQAVADLLAELRPDRLEVSDRSTLRWTGDWARRHGVPAAMVSHESLDGLLRTWGLSERLAGRAADRLNAATARDHQAVICTTQWAAEEFARIGARNIVRAPLGVDLEQRHPRHRDPAARARYAAPDEVLLVLCSRLSPEKRPERALDALAELRARGVPAVLAVAGDGPLRARLAARAGRAGLPVRWLGHLTGADTLSALLAGADVALAPGPIETFGLAALEALACGTPVAVSRSSALPGIIGGAGVAAADTGPGFADAVQLLLARPEPERRRAARVRAERYGWDRATAAFLAAHRAANPVSVPRADLAPLGARP, encoded by the coding sequence CTGACCATCGTCCGGCTCGCCAACTTCGTCACCCCCGTCTCCGGCGGCCTGCGCACCGCCCTGCGCCACCTCGGCGCGGGCTACCTGGCGGCGGGCCACCGCCCGGTACTGGTGGTCCCCGGACCGGTGCGCCGGACCCGGGTCGACCGGGACACCGAACAGGGCACGGTGATCACCCTGCCCGGGCGGACCGTCCCCGGCACCGGCGGCTACCGGGTGCTGCTGGACCGCCAGGCGGTCGCCGACCTGCTCGCCGAGCTGCGCCCGGACCGGCTGGAGGTGTCCGACCGCAGCACCCTGCGCTGGACCGGCGACTGGGCCCGGCGGCACGGGGTCCCGGCCGCGATGGTCTCGCACGAGAGCCTGGACGGGCTGCTGCGCACCTGGGGGCTGTCCGAGCGGCTGGCCGGGCGGGCCGCCGACCGGCTCAACGCCGCCACCGCCCGCGACCACCAGGCGGTGATCTGCACCACCCAGTGGGCCGCCGAGGAGTTCGCGCGGATCGGGGCGCGCAACATCGTCCGCGCGCCGCTCGGGGTCGATCTGGAGCAGCGCCACCCCCGGCACCGGGATCCGGCCGCCCGCGCCCGCTACGCGGCGCCGGACGAGGTGCTGCTGGTGCTCTGCTCGCGGCTGTCGCCCGAGAAACGCCCGGAACGGGCCCTGGACGCGCTCGCCGAGCTGCGCGCGCGGGGCGTGCCCGCGGTACTCGCCGTCGCCGGGGACGGCCCGCTGCGGGCCCGGCTGGCGGCGCGCGCCGGGCGCGCGGGGCTGCCGGTGCGCTGGCTGGGCCACCTGACCGGTGCCGACACCCTCTCCGCGCTGCTGGCCGGGGCCGACGTGGCGCTGGCGCCCGGGCCGATCGAGACCTTCGGCCTGGCCGCGCTGGAAGCCCTGGCCTGCGGTACGCCGGTGGCCGTCAGCCGCTCCTCGGCGCTGCCGGGGATCATCGGCGGCGCGGGCGTGGCCGCGGCCGACACCGGTCCCGGCTTCGCCGACGCGGTCCAGCTGCTGCTCGCCCGGCCGGAGCCGGAACGCCGCCGCGCGGCCCGCGTCCGCGCCGAGCGCTACGGCTGGGACCGGGCCACCGCCGCCTTCCTCGCCGCGCACCGGGCCGCGAACCCGGTGTCCGTGCCGCGCGCCGATCTCGCACCGCTGGGAGCCCGGCCGTGA
- a CDS encoding glycosyltransferase family 1 protein, producing the protein MRVAIVTESFPPDVNGVAHSVLRTAEHLVRRGHEPLVIAPSPAAPPTAADPCPVVRLPALSLPGYPQVRLALPHRRLDQLIAEHRPDIVHLASPFVLGARAMAAAERLGLPAVAVYQTDLAGYARAYRAGSGIGEAAAWRRIRTVHRAADRTLAPSTPAAQDLTAHGVPRVRLWRRGVDSVRFDPRHRDEELRRSLLATGGSDPETGLLVGYVGRLAPEKRVDLLARVAALPGVTLVVIGDGPSAPALRQALPEALFLGPRGGDELAALYASLDVFAHTGPMETFCQTIQEAMASGVAVIGPAIGGPLDLIDPLRTGLLVPPCDPQALAAAVGTLAADPLTRARYGAAARTEVVGRTWESVGDQLLDHYREVLAERATGRPDAPLTQTGAAA; encoded by the coding sequence ATGCGTGTCGCTATCGTCACCGAATCCTTCCCGCCGGATGTCAACGGCGTCGCCCACTCCGTCCTGCGCACCGCCGAGCACCTGGTGCGGCGCGGCCACGAACCGCTCGTGATCGCGCCCAGCCCGGCCGCGCCGCCCACCGCCGCCGACCCCTGCCCCGTGGTCCGGCTGCCCGCCCTCTCGCTGCCCGGCTACCCGCAGGTCCGGCTGGCCCTGCCGCACCGGCGGCTGGACCAGCTGATCGCCGAGCACCGCCCGGACATCGTCCACCTCGCCAGCCCCTTCGTCCTCGGCGCCCGGGCCATGGCCGCCGCCGAACGGCTGGGGCTGCCCGCCGTCGCCGTCTACCAGACCGACCTCGCCGGGTACGCCCGCGCCTACCGGGCGGGCAGCGGCATCGGCGAGGCCGCCGCCTGGCGGCGGATCCGCACCGTCCACCGCGCCGCCGACCGGACCCTGGCGCCGTCCACCCCGGCCGCACAGGACCTCACCGCCCACGGCGTGCCCCGGGTACGGCTGTGGCGGCGCGGCGTCGACTCGGTCCGGTTCGACCCGCGCCACCGGGACGAGGAGCTGCGCCGCAGCCTGCTCGCCACCGGCGGCAGCGACCCGGAGACCGGTCTGCTGGTCGGCTACGTCGGGCGGCTCGCCCCGGAGAAGCGGGTGGACCTGCTGGCGCGGGTCGCCGCGCTGCCCGGGGTCACCCTGGTGGTGATCGGCGACGGTCCCAGCGCCCCGGCGCTGCGGCAGGCCCTGCCGGAGGCGCTGTTCCTCGGCCCGCGCGGCGGCGACGAGCTGGCCGCGCTCTACGCCTCGCTGGACGTGTTCGCGCACACCGGGCCGATGGAGACCTTCTGCCAGACCATCCAGGAGGCCATGGCCAGCGGCGTCGCCGTGATCGGCCCGGCGATCGGCGGCCCGCTCGACCTGATCGACCCCCTGCGCACCGGGCTGCTGGTGCCGCCCTGCGACCCGCAGGCGCTGGCCGCCGCCGTCGGCACGCTGGCCGCGGACCCGCTGACCCGGGCCCGCTACGGCGCGGCGGCCCGGACCGAGGTGGTCGGCCGCACCTGGGAGTCGGTCGGCGACCAGCTGCTCGACCACTACCGCGAGGTCCTGGCCGAACGCGCGACGGGCCGCCCGGACGCCCCGCTGACGCAGACCGGCGCCGCCGCGTGA
- a CDS encoding HEAT repeat domain-containing protein, giving the protein MFEPAIAPSASLLGLLQRGRGDGTLHALAAERADALAALEHCVTCDPRRDWQVENRSLYYARLYMELEAPLQGLEEHLLQVEDMLDEHECRTGLALAVLGRLAGYGRRDALLLLRRYAAVGSNWAWALDELALWDDDEALRDLATPVLARFAPGPEGDAALRAAVREAYEPRPWHLWALTHPRVAAATEQAPFDLWQRQLDRSATAPAWSTPAVLAWADEQGPTPQDVFERRVAAAARCLAAVAAPADRPLLLEAATSAQDGARCAALRHLVDHDDECAPDLVELAAADTSHRTAAFALGALARMRGARITERARVWAADPEGGPLADAAGRLLAAVGQPADGPLVVAALRRGIFTDGVDGEGLAVLVEGVGRLAATTAVPVLRHIYAETSSSQLRGSAARSLSGLDPCFPTGAAVECLWDCEEATRELAARHVLTKGDGKVLDRLRRLAADPGEEAEVHAAVRGRLSSG; this is encoded by the coding sequence ATGTTCGAGCCCGCGATAGCGCCCAGCGCCTCCCTCCTCGGCCTGCTCCAGCGGGGCCGGGGGGACGGCACCCTGCACGCTCTGGCGGCAGAGCGCGCCGATGCTCTCGCCGCTCTGGAGCACTGCGTCACCTGCGACCCCCGGCGGGACTGGCAGGTGGAGAACCGTTCGCTGTACTACGCCCGCCTGTACATGGAGCTGGAGGCTCCGCTCCAGGGCCTGGAGGAGCACCTGCTCCAGGTCGAGGACATGCTGGACGAGCACGAGTGCCGCACCGGCCTGGCCCTCGCCGTCCTCGGGCGGCTGGCGGGCTACGGCCGCCGGGACGCCCTGCTGCTGCTCCGCCGCTACGCCGCCGTCGGCAGCAACTGGGCCTGGGCCCTGGACGAGCTGGCGCTGTGGGACGACGACGAGGCGCTGCGCGACCTGGCCACCCCGGTGCTCGCCCGGTTCGCCCCCGGACCCGAGGGCGACGCCGCGCTGCGGGCCGCCGTCCGCGAGGCCTACGAGCCGCGCCCCTGGCACCTGTGGGCGCTGACCCACCCCCGGGTCGCCGCGGCCACCGAGCAGGCGCCCTTCGACCTGTGGCAGCGCCAGCTCGACCGCTCCGCGACCGCCCCCGCCTGGAGCACCCCCGCCGTCCTCGCCTGGGCCGACGAGCAGGGCCCGACCCCGCAGGACGTCTTCGAGCGCCGGGTCGCCGCCGCCGCCCGCTGCCTGGCCGCGGTGGCCGCCCCGGCGGACCGGCCGCTGCTGCTGGAAGCCGCCACCTCCGCCCAGGACGGCGCGCGCTGCGCCGCGCTGCGGCACCTGGTCGACCACGACGACGAGTGCGCCCCCGACCTGGTCGAACTGGCCGCCGCCGACACCTCGCACCGCACCGCGGCCTTCGCCCTCGGCGCGCTGGCCCGGATGCGCGGCGCGCGGATCACCGAACGCGCCCGGGTCTGGGCCGCCGACCCCGAGGGCGGCCCGCTGGCCGACGCCGCCGGCCGACTGCTGGCAGCGGTCGGCCAGCCCGCCGACGGACCGCTGGTGGTCGCCGCGCTGCGCCGGGGCATCTTCACCGACGGCGTCGACGGCGAGGGGCTGGCGGTACTGGTGGAGGGCGTCGGACGGCTGGCGGCCACCACCGCCGTCCCGGTACTGCGCCACATCTACGCCGAGACCAGCAGCTCGCAGCTGCGCGGCAGCGCCGCCCGCAGCCTGTCCGGACTGGATCCCTGCTTCCCGACCGGCGCGGCCGTCGAGTGCCTGTGGGACTGCGAGGAGGCCACCCGCGAGCTGGCCGCCCGCCATGTGCTGACCAAAGGCGACGGCAAGGTCCTGGACCGGCTGCGCAGGCTCGCCGCCGACCCGGGCGAGGAGGCGGAGGTCCACGCCGCCGTCCGGGGGCGGCTGAGCTCCGGCTGA
- a CDS encoding aminoglycoside phosphotransferase family protein codes for MYSPSLSPTSAPAGRVSPTRHRPGGGTDPRIDPRPELRPREGYGQQQLRAVPARGGVPTVPRRMVLPQAAPGGPALDGSAERSPALRAALADIARTYPAFTPRQLLREDGRHILVAGTAGRTPVVAKCLVQHGVPARQATRDALEDAELFRREIAAYRAFVRHRPPARLPKLVAADTERCVLLLERIPGRPASRERHPVNTPAPGEVRAILGAVRSLNLWRPPAGTFDRPLDYQREVARYHALGLLTDRDAGDLQQLLHGLAHTARQFCHGDALLENMVLAPSGPVLVDWEQAGWYLPGYDLALLWTVLSGDTAARRQISQVAQASGTLPRDAFLVNLLLVLMRELRRHDVPGAGEEQRILIRRLHEDAAMARRAVRAAVGTR; via the coding sequence ATGTACTCTCCCTCGCTCTCCCCGACGTCCGCTCCGGCCGGACGGGTGTCCCCCACGCGCCACCGCCCCGGCGGCGGGACCGACCCCCGGATCGACCCGCGACCCGAGCTGCGTCCGCGCGAGGGCTACGGCCAGCAGCAGCTGCGCGCGGTGCCCGCGCGCGGCGGGGTGCCGACCGTCCCGCGCCGGATGGTGCTGCCGCAGGCCGCCCCCGGCGGGCCCGCGCTGGACGGCTCGGCCGAGCGCTCCCCGGCACTGCGGGCGGCCCTCGCGGACATCGCCCGGACCTACCCGGCGTTCACCCCCCGGCAGCTGCTCCGCGAGGACGGGCGGCACATCCTGGTGGCCGGGACCGCCGGGCGCACCCCGGTCGTCGCCAAGTGCCTCGTGCAGCACGGCGTTCCGGCCCGGCAGGCGACCCGGGACGCGCTGGAGGACGCCGAGCTGTTCCGCCGCGAGATCGCCGCCTACCGTGCCTTCGTCCGGCACCGGCCCCCGGCCCGGCTGCCCAAGCTGGTGGCCGCCGACACCGAGCGCTGCGTGCTGCTGCTGGAGCGGATCCCCGGACGCCCGGCGTCCCGCGAGCGGCACCCGGTGAACACCCCGGCCCCGGGCGAGGTCCGGGCGATCCTGGGCGCGGTCCGCTCGCTCAACCTGTGGCGTCCCCCGGCCGGTACCTTCGATCGTCCGCTGGACTACCAGCGCGAGGTCGCCCGCTACCACGCCCTGGGGCTGCTGACCGACCGCGACGCGGGCGACCTACAGCAGCTGCTGCACGGACTGGCGCACACCGCCCGGCAGTTCTGCCACGGCGACGCGCTGCTGGAGAACATGGTGCTGGCGCCGTCCGGACCGGTGCTGGTCGACTGGGAGCAGGCCGGCTGGTACCTGCCCGGCTACGACCTGGCGCTGCTGTGGACGGTCCTGTCCGGCGACACCGCCGCCCGCCGCCAGATCAGCCAGGTGGCCCAGGCCTCCGGGACGCTGCCCCGCGACGCCTTCCTGGTGAACCTGCTGCTGGTGCTGATGCGCGAACTGCGGCGGCACGACGTTCCCGGGGCCGGGGAGGAGCAGCGGATACTGATTCGCCGACTGCACGAGGACGCGGCGATGGCCCGGCGAGCGGTCCGCGCGGCGGTCGGGACCCGGTAG
- a CDS encoding DUF397 domain-containing protein: MASDAFFGDSAFGDSSGGGVLTQRGSQEQGFDGKKPKLDLSGAEWLSSSQGVGDVQIAFVEGYIAMRDGRYPDGPALIFTPAEWRAFVLGARDGEFDLT, translated from the coding sequence GTGGCAAGCGACGCATTCTTCGGTGACAGCGCGTTCGGTGACAGTTCGGGAGGCGGCGTCCTCACCCAGCGGGGTTCGCAGGAGCAGGGGTTCGACGGCAAGAAGCCGAAGCTCGACCTCAGCGGGGCCGAATGGCTGTCCAGCAGCCAGGGCGTGGGCGACGTCCAGATCGCCTTCGTGGAGGGCTACATCGCCATGCGCGACGGGCGCTACCCGGACGGACCGGCGCTGATCTTCACCCCGGCCGAGTGGCGCGCGTTCGTCCTCGGCGCCCGCGACGGGGAGTTCGACCTGACCTGA
- a CDS encoding thiolase domain-containing protein yields the protein MSAVSGVRRAGEPVAVVGIGQTKHVAARQDVSIAGLVREAAVRALADAELSWADIDAVVIGKAPDFFEGVMMPELYLAEALGAVGKPMLRVHTAGSVGGSTALVAANLVAARVHGTVLTVAFEKQSESNAMWGLSLPVPFQAPLTAGAGGFFAPHVRAYLRRSGAPDHIGSLVAFKDRRNALKNPYAHLHEHGLTLERVRSAPMLWDPIRYSETCPSSDGACALVLTGAAGAARAPRRPAWVHGGAMRSEPTIFAGKDYVSPQAGRDCAADVYRQAGVVDPRRQIDVAEIYVPFSWYEPMWLENLGFAAEGEGWKLVEAGATELDGDLPVNPSGGVLSSNPIGASGMIRFAEAALQVRGLAGEHQVDGARLALGHAYGGGAQFFSMWLVGADRPGQ from the coding sequence ATGAGCGCCGTCAGCGGAGTCCGCCGGGCCGGGGAGCCGGTCGCGGTGGTCGGCATCGGCCAGACGAAGCACGTCGCCGCCCGGCAGGACGTCTCGATCGCCGGACTGGTCCGCGAGGCCGCCGTCCGCGCCCTCGCCGACGCCGAACTGAGCTGGGCGGACATCGACGCGGTGGTGATCGGCAAGGCCCCGGACTTCTTCGAGGGGGTGATGATGCCCGAGCTGTACCTGGCCGAGGCGCTGGGCGCGGTCGGCAAGCCGATGCTGCGGGTGCACACCGCCGGTTCGGTGGGCGGTTCCACCGCGCTGGTCGCGGCGAACCTGGTCGCGGCCCGGGTCCACGGCACGGTGCTGACCGTGGCCTTCGAGAAGCAGTCCGAGTCGAACGCGATGTGGGGCCTGTCGCTGCCGGTGCCGTTCCAGGCCCCGCTCACCGCCGGGGCGGGCGGCTTCTTCGCCCCGCACGTGCGGGCCTACCTGCGGCGCAGCGGGGCGCCCGACCACATCGGCTCGCTGGTGGCCTTCAAGGACCGCCGCAACGCGTTGAAGAACCCCTACGCGCACCTGCACGAGCACGGGCTGACGCTGGAGCGGGTGCGCTCGGCGCCGATGCTCTGGGATCCGATCCGCTACTCGGAGACCTGCCCCTCCTCCGACGGGGCCTGCGCCCTGGTGCTCACCGGCGCCGCCGGGGCGGCCCGCGCGCCGCGCCGCCCGGCCTGGGTGCACGGCGGCGCGATGCGCAGCGAGCCGACCATCTTCGCGGGCAAGGACTACGTCAGCCCGCAGGCCGGGCGGGACTGCGCCGCCGACGTCTACCGCCAGGCCGGGGTGGTCGATCCGCGCCGCCAGATCGACGTGGCCGAGATCTACGTGCCGTTCTCCTGGTACGAGCCGATGTGGCTGGAGAACCTGGGCTTCGCGGCCGAGGGGGAGGGCTGGAAGCTGGTCGAGGCGGGCGCCACCGAGCTCGACGGCGACCTGCCGGTGAACCCGTCCGGCGGGGTGCTCTCCAGCAATCCGATCGGGGCGTCCGGTATGATCCGATTCGCGGAGGCTGCTCTGCAGGTGCGCGGTCTGGCCGGGGAACACCAGGTGGACGGCGCGCGGCTGGCGCTGGGGCACGCCTACGGCGGCGGCGCGCAGTTCTTCTCGATGTGGCTGGTCGGGGCCGATCGCCCGGGGCAGTGA